The DNA sequence CAAGATCCTCGAAGTCCACACCCAGCACAAGCCGCTGGCCGACTCGGTGGACCTCGACAAACTGGCCCGCAAGACCGAGGGCTACGTCGGTGCCGACCTCGAAGCACTCGCCCGCGAGGCCTCGATGGCGGCCTCCCGCGAGTTCATCCGCAGCGTCGCCAAGGACGACGTCGACGAGTCCATCGGTAACGTCCGCGTGACGATGGACCACTTCGAGGACGCACTCGACGAGGTTCGCGCCAGCGTCACCGAAGAGACCCGCCAGCGCTACGAGGAGATCGAGGAGCGCTTCAAGAAGAGCGACGTCGAGAAGGACGAAGGCGAGTACGGCCGGACGTTCCAATAACGACGACCTTTTTCAGAGTCGGGTGCGCCTGTGGCGCACCACTCCTTGAAAAAAGCTCGACCAAAAAACTCTCGCGAGGCTCGGGCCTGACGGCCCTCGCTCGCGGTGCAATGCAGTCAGTTCGGCTGTCGTCGACGACGGGTTTGTTTTCATAGATTCCTGACTCTGAGCACCAGCAGGCTCAGGAACGCGACTGTGCCGATGCCAGCGACGACGTAGAGATACCACGGTGCGGGTTCCGTCGTCGTCTCGAACTCCGGGTCGACCCGAGCGTAGAGACCGCCGGCGACGACGGTCAGGGCGAATACGAGTCCGGCGAGGGTGGGAACTGTCGGCCCGTCCGTCAGTATCTTCAGCCCGTATTCCGTCACGAAGTTCAGGCCGAAGAGAACCAGCAGGTACGCGAGGACGTCTATCTTCCGAACGGCTGGCAGCTCGGTCATTCAGTCTCTACCTGCTGGAGGTCACGAACGAGCCAGTCTTTCGTCACCAGTGCGGCGTGGCTTCCGACGAAGAGACCGCCGCCGAGGAGCACTGTGGTGGGAAAGACCGCGACGAGCCAGTCGTACGGCCCACCGAAGTAGTTCGTCGTCCGGACGAGGACGTGGACGACGAGCGCGAGCAACATCGCCTGGACGGTGAGGAGGAGTTCGATTCTGTGGCTGCCCATACACGAACCTTCCACGGCCGTGACAAGAGTCGTTCGGCTGCCCCAGTCGGGTGTCGCGCGGAAGAACCAACCAATCGGCAAGAACATCGAAGGCCACAATGTTTATGTCGTGTCGTGCGTTAGCGTTTACCACGACAAGATATACCACGAAACCTCGGGCCGTACCGCCAACCAACTGTCCGACCCGTATCGTCAATCAATCAGAATCGACATCCAACCGGAACCGCCAGTCAACTGGAATCGCCAACCAAACAGAATCGACATCCAACCGGAATCGCCAGTCAACTGGAATCGCCAACCAAACAGAATCGCTACATGACCAGAACCGCCCGTTGATCATCCCAACACACGAAACAGAGCGATACAACCTGAACCAAACACGTCTCCAACCGACCGACTGCACCGCTCACCAACCAACCCGTACCGTTCGCCAACCAACTCGCATCGCTCGCCAATCAACCCGTATCGTACGCCAACCACCGCAGCAGTATCGCACACCAACCAATCCTTCGGACTACTCATAACTGACGAGCGATAGCGACGGATCGTTTCGTATTGATATCGAACGACGAGACACATCACTGTCGACGCACGCTCGCCGCGCACCTCCCGCCGTGGCACTCCTCACCACCGTTCGCGCCCAATCCCCACTCGTTTTTACCCGGCAGACGGAACCCACTCCCGATGGACGACGACTTACGCGACCGCGTTCGAGCGGAGGCGGAGAAACACGCCCTGTTCAACGCGCTCAAACACGACAGCGACGCCGACGTGGGTGCCATCATGGGCCCGCTGATGGGCGAGAACCCCGACTTCCGTCCCCACGGGAGCGAAGTCCCCGGCATCGTCGGCGGCGTCGTCAGCGAGGTCAACGGCATGGACACCGCCGAGAAGCGCGAGCGACTCGGTGAGCTCGCACCCGAGGAACTGGAGGAACTCGACTCCGAGGACGAAAAGGACGACCAGCTCCTGCCCGACCTGCCGAACGTCGAGGAGTACGACGAGATTCGGATGCGCGTCGCGCCGAACCCCAACGGCCCGTGGCATATCGGCCACGCCCGCATGCCCGCCGTCATCGGGACGTACAAGGAGATGTACGACGGCTCGTTCCTGGTTCGCTTCGACGACACCGACCCCGAGACGAAGCGGCCGGACCTCTCGGCCTACGACGCCATCCTCGACGACATCGACTATCTCGGCTTCGAGCCGGACGAGGTCATCAAAGCCTCCGACCGCGTCGAGACCTACTACGACCACGCGCGGGAACTCATCGACCTCGGCGGGGCGTACACCTGCTCCTGCGGCGGTGAGGAGTTCTCCGACCTGAAGAACAGCGGCGAACCCTGCCCGCACCGCGACAAGGACGTCGAGACCGTCCACGAGGAGTTCGACGCGATGGTCGACGGCGACTACTCCTCCGGCGAGATGGTACTGCGCGTCAAGACCGACATCGAGCACAAGAACCCCGCGCTGCGCGACTTCGTCGCCTTCCGGATGGTCGACACGCCGCACCCGCGAGAGGAAGCTGAGGACTACCGCGCGTGGCCGATGCTCGACTTCCAGTCCGGTATCGACGACCAGCTGACGGGCGTCAGCCACATCATCCGCGGCATCGACCTGCAGGACTCCGCGAAACGCCAGCAGTTCGTCTACGACTACTTCGGCTGGGACTACCCCGAAGTGCTCCACTGGGGCCACGTCCAGGTCGACGAGTACGATATCAAGATGTCCACGTCGACCATCAAGCAGCTCATCGAGGACGGTGAACTCAACGGCTGGGACGACCCGCGCGCGCCGACCATCGGGAGCCTCCGCCGCCGCGGCATCCTCGGTTCGGCCATCGTTGACGCGATGGTCGGTCTCGGGATGTCGACCAGCGGTGTCGACCTCGCGATGTCGACGGTCTACGCCAACAACCGCGACATCGTCGACGACGAGGCGAACCGCTACTTCCTCGTCCGCGACGGCGTCGAGAAGGCCGTCGTCGGCGGACCCGAGGCCGGCGAGCCGCCGCTGCACCCCGACCACGAGGACCGCGGCCGTCGCCACATCCCCGTGCCCGGTGCAGTTCGCGTCGAACCCAACGACGTGCCCGCCAACGGCGAGCGCGTCTGGCTCAAGGGCTACGGCTGTGTCCGCCACACGCGCGACGCGTTCGAGTACACCGGCGACGACATCAGTGCCGTCCGCGACGAGGGCGTCGACGTCATCCACTGGGTGCCCGCGGACGACACTGTCTCCGTGACGATGCGGACCGCCGACGGCGACGTCGAAGGCGAGGCCGAACCGGACTTCGCCGACGCCGACGTGGACGAGGTCGTCCAGTTCGAGCGGATCGGCTTCACCCGCGTCGACGAGCAGGGCGACGACGAGACCGTCGTCTACTGGACGCACAAGTAGCGCGTCTCTGTCCGTCTCTTTCTCCTCTCTCCGGTCGACGGATTACAGAAACACGACGACGAGCATCACGGCGAGCACCGACGCCGTCAGGACGAGCTGCACCGCCGACGAGGCCAGCACGCCGACCGTCGCGTACGCGGCGGTCCGCAGGCTCTCGTCGACGTCGTCGTTACGGTAGTATTCGACGGCGAACACCGTCCCCGCGATACCCAGGAGGATGCCGAACGGCCCGGCGACGAAGAAGAGCGCGAAGCCGACGAGCGCGGCGACGCCGGTCGTCGTCAGCGACGCGCCGCCCGCGCGGGCCGCGATGGGTCCCGAGAAGTAGTCGACGACGAGTGCGACGAGTCCGAGCACCGTCACGCCTGCGAGGACGAGGAGACTCGGGACGGCGTAGCCCGTCGTCCACCAGTAGAGATAGACCCCGGCGAGCGACGCGAGCGCGCCCGGTACGAGCGGGAGGACGCTGCCGACGACGCCGACGACGAGGAGGGCGAGCGCGACGAGTGCCAGCGGCTCCAGCGCGAGGAGTTCCATAGGGGCGAGATGGCGGGCGTGGACAAATAGTCGGCGTCGTGACGCGGCCGTCTCGGCGGGACGTCGGGCGGTACGTCTGTAAGAACTAAGTGTATCGTCAGTGTTGTTCAGCTATGGCAATCGACCCGAACTTCGAGAAGAACCGCGAGAAAGTCGGCGAGGAGAACGGCGTCGCCGTCTGGGGACCGGTCGAGCCGCCGGAGTCACTCGGCATCCACGGGACGCACGTCGCCGTCGACTACGACATCTGTCTCGCCGACGGGGCCTGCCTCGAAGACTGTCCGGTCGACGTCTTCACGTGGGTCGACACGCCCGACCACCCCGAGAGCGAGATCAAGGCCGAACCGACCAACGAGGACCAGTGTATCGACTGTATGCTCTGTGTCGACGTCTGTCCGGTCGACGCCATCGACGTCGACCCCGGCCGCGCGGGCCGCATCTAAAGCCGCTCTCGACCTTCTCGTCTTCTCCGCACGGTGAGCTGTCGCTGTGGTGGCCGATACTGTGCGAACTATTATTATAAATTCGGACTATCACTAGCCACGAGGGATGTAACCAATGCACACAGTCGTTCTGACGAAGGGAGTTCCCGACTTCCGCGAGGGGAAGGTATCGTTCGACGAAGACGGCCATCTGGAGCGCGGAAAGACGCCGACGGTGATGAACCCGAACGACGCGTTCGCGCTGGACGCGGCGTTACAGACACGGGTCCGACACGGCGGTCGCGTGACCGTGATGAGTATGGGGCCGCCGGGCTATCAGGAGGTGTTGGAGGAGGCGATGTCGTCGTCCTACGCCGACGACCTCTATCTCGTCTCCGACCGTGAGATGGCGGCCGCCGACACTTGGGCGACGGCCATCACGCTCAGCGCGGCCATCGAGCGGCTCGGGACGCCGGACCTGATTTTCGCGGGCTTCAAGACCGCAGACGGAGAGACGGGCCACACCGGCCCGCAGACCTGCTGGTGTCTCGACCTGCCCATCCTCACCCACGTCGTCTCGCTCGACGTCGACGAGGAGGCGGGCACAGTTCGCGCCGAGCGGCTCGTCGAGGGCGACATCACCGAGCGCGAGACGGTCGAGGCGTCGCTGCCCGCGTTCGTCATCGCCGATCCGGAGTTCACGCCGACCTACCGCTCCGCGTCGCACCGACTCACGCTCAAGGAACTCCGCGCCGTCGCGGCGGAGCGCGCCGCGAACTTCGAGGACCATCTCACCGTGTGGGACCACTCGGACCTGAACCTCGACCCCGACTACATCGGCCTGGACGGCTCGCCGACCATCGTCTCGTCGGTCGACCCGATTCCGAAGGCCCCCGCCGAGCGCGAGGCCACGATGGTCTCGCCGACGGACCAGACGGCCATGGCCGAGGTCTTCGAGACGATGCAGCCCTTTGCGGCGGGCGGTGCTGGCACTGCCGACGCTGCTGCCGACGGCGGCGTCGAGACAGACGGTGGTGTCGAAACGGATGAAGGACTCGACACGGGAGACGGTCCCGAAACCGACGGCGGTGTCGACGTCGACGTCGCCCGCACGGACCTTCCGGCGGTGTTCCGCGCCGAGCCGACGGAACTCGTCGCCGTCGCCGAAGAGCCGACCGAACTCGCCGTCGTCGACGACGTGGCCGACGTTCCTGCCGTGGTCTTCTCACCGACTCCCGCGGACGACGCTGAGGCCGACGGAGGCGAGCGGCGATGACGCTCGACCCGAACGACTACGAGATGGCCGAACTCGGCCCCGCAATCAAGGACGTCGATGATCTCGACGAACTCCACTCGATTCTGGACGCCGAGAAGGAGGGACAGAACCGCGCTGGCGCGATCGCGCTCATCGAGAGCCGCATCGAGAAGTTCGAGGGCGACGGCGAGGAGGAAGTGGCGGACGCCGGTGAACTGGACCTCGAGGAGATGTCGACCGCCGACGTCGGCAACGCCGTGCAGTCCATCGACGAGGTGGCCGACCTCCGAGACCTGCTCGACCGCGAGAAGGAAGGGCAAGACCGCAAGGGCGTCAAGCGACTCATCGAGAGCCGCATCGACTCCATCGAAGGCAGCGAGGAGCGCGACGATGTCGACGTCGAAGCCGTCGAGGAGCTGCCGCCGGAGGAGAAGCATCCGGACCTCTCGCATCCGACCGCCGACAAGCGGCACGTCCGCGCGCTCCACGGCGGCGTCTACCGCGACCTCTGGGTCTACTGTGAGACGCAAGCGGGCGAGCTGGTCGACGTCTCGAAGGAGATGCTCGGGAAGTCCCGCGAGCTGATGGACGACTACAACGACCGCTACGACACCGACGAGCGGGTCGTCGCGGTGCTCATCGGCGACGACGTCTCGAAGCACACCGACGACGTGATCGCCTACGGCGCGGACGTCGTCGTCGTCCACGAGGACGAACGATTGAGTCGGTTCCAACACAAACCCTTCTGCGAGCTCTTCTGCGACATGGCACGCGGCGGCGCGAGCCACGACGGCGGCGAGGTTTCTGGAGGAAGAGACGCGGACTGGCGCGACTACGACAAGCCGCGCTACGTGCTGTTCCCGGCGACGAACAACGGCCGAGACCTCTCGGCGCAGGTGCAGGCCGAGCTCGACTCGGGGCTGGCGAGCGACTGTTCGGACCTCTACATCGAGGACACGGTCATCTCAAACCCCGTCAAGACCGGCGTCGCGGGCGAGAAGAAGACCTTCGAGCGCGTCCTGCACATGAAGCGGCCGGACTTCTCGGGCTTCGAATATTCGACCATCCTCTGTCTCGACAACCCGCGACGCGAGTTCCATCCGCAGGGAGGTTCGGTCATTCCGGGGAGCTTCGAGATTCCCGACCCGGACCACGAACGCGAGGGCGAGGTCGTTCGCCACGAGGCCGACCTCGACGACGACTGGTTCAGCGTCTCCGTAACCGGCTACGAGAAACTGGACGAGGGCGTCGACCTGACCGGCCGCGACGTCATCGTCGCCGTCGGCCGGGGCATCGGCGACGACCCGACGCGGGGTATCGAACTCGCGGTCGACCTCGCCAACGCCTTCGAGGACGCCGACGTCGGCGTCTCGCGGGGCATCGTCACCGGCTCCTACCAGTTCGACGGCCACGTCGAGCGGTACACCCACGAGGACCGCCAGATCGGCGAGACGGGACAGGTCGTCGCGCCGAAGCTCTACATCGCCGCCGGCATCTCCGGGGCGGTCCAGCACAAGGTCGGCATGGACGAATCCGACGTCATCGTCGCCGTCAACACCGACCCCGAGGCGCGTATCCGCGACTTCTCGGACTACTTCGTCGAGGGCGACCTCTTCGAGGTGCTGCCCCGACTGACAGAGGCGCTGAAGAACGGCGAGTTCGAAGCCGCGCTCGCCGAAACGCCGCCGGGTGGGCCCGCCGTGACCGACGGAGGTGACGGCGATGAGTGAGTCCGAGCGGCCACCCGAGAGCGAGGCGCGCGAACACTACGAGGCCGTCGTCGTCGGCGCGGGACCGGGCGGGGCGGCCGCCGCGGCGACGTTCGCGAACTACGGCATCGAGACGCTCGTCCTCGAACTCGGCGTCGAAGCCGGGGCGAAGAACGTCTCCGGCGGGCTCATCTACGCCGAAGAGTCCGCGCCGTACACCATCGACGACCTCTTTCCGGGGTTCCGCGAGGCGGCCGCCGAACGGCCCATCACGGAGTACTACATCCACAACGTCGCGGGCGACCGGGTCAAGACGTTCGACCTGACGGACCTCCACGAACACGATACCGAGTGGTCCGACGCCGTCCTCCGGCGGACGATGGACTCGTGGCTGGCCGAGCAGGTCCACGAGAAGACGAAGGAGACCGGCGGCGGCCTCCTGACGGGCGTCCGCGTCAACGGCCTCCTGCGGGAGAACGGCCGCATCGTCGGCGTCACCTGCGACGAACTCGACCCCATCACGGCCGACATCGTCGTCGCCGCCGACGGCGTCACCTCCGAGCTGGCGCGCGAAGCCGGCCTGATGGACTGGGAACGCCCTGAGGAGTGGTTCCAGGGCGTCAAGGCCGTGGTGGATATGCCGCACGACCGTATCGCCGAACGGTTCGGCGTCGACGACGACGAGGGCGTGGCCCATCTGTTCTCGGGCGACCTGTTCCAGGACGTCCGCGGCGGGGGGTTCCTCTACACGAACCGCGCGTCGCTCTCCATCGGGACGGTGTTCCATCTGGACAGCCTCGTCGCCGAGCAGGCCGAACCGCACCAGTTGCTCGACGGCCTGCTCACGCATCCGCTGCTCGCCGAGTGGCTCGGCGACGACTACACCGAGTTGGAGTACTCGGCGAAGCTCGTGCCCGACTCGAAGAAGGTCGCCCTGCGCGAGCCGTACAAAGACAACCTCGTCGTCGTCGGCGACGCCGCCGGCCAGATGCAGGCGCAGGGCCCCATCATCAAGGGGATGAACCACGCCGTCACGGCGGGCGCGCTCGCCGCCGAGGCCTACGCCGAGGCGAAGTCGCGCAACAGCCCCGAGTCGGCGGGCGCGCTCTACGCGCAGAAACTCCGCGACGAGGGCGTGATGGACAAGCTCCGGCCGCGGGGATACGACGTCGTGAGCGCGCTCGGCGAGCGCGAGCCCGTCGCGAGCCTCACCGACGCCGTTCTCACCTCGCCGGTCGGTCGACTCGGCGTCCGCGCGCTCGGCGGCCAGCTCGAACGGCTCTACAACACCTCGGCGTTGTCGATGCTGATTCCGGACACGAAGACGCCGTACGTCACCCTGCCGCGAATCATCGCGGAGGAACTCGGCGAACCCGTCGTCGACGAGAGCCGCGTCCAGCCGCCGAGTCTGGAGGAGCGCATCGGCGCGCTGACCTACGACACCGACGTCGGCAACGCCCACATCGTCCTGCAGGACAACTCCTTCGAGGCGAGCGGCGCGGCCGTCTCGGCCTGCCCGGTCAGCGCGGTCGACTTCGGCGGCGGCTGTTACCGCGAGGAGACGGTCAAGACCAACGGCAGCGAGGAGCGCGTCGTGAGTCTCGATACCCAGCCCTGCGTCGAGTGTGGGACCTGTGCTGTCGTCGCCGACACCGACTGGAACCATCCGAGCGGTGGCAAGGGAATCGAGTTCAGACAGGGGTGAACGATGGGCGACACAGACGACGCGGCGGCTGAGCTGGGGACGACGGGGGGAGACGCGCCGACCGACGGGTCGGCCGACGTGGCCCACTCGGGCTACGTCCACCGCATCCGCGACCTCGCCGACGAGGCGCGAGCCGCGCGCGAGTCGTTCGCGCCGCCCGAGGCGACGAGCGAACCGCCCGACGAGCGAGCACTCCGGTGTGCCAGAGACGGGGTTGGTCCGGTCGTCGGTCTCTACGTCGAGGCCCACACCGCCCAGTGGGACGTGGCCTTCTCGGCCGAAGAGCTACGCTTGCTCCACCGCGCGCTCAACGACTGGCTGACGTGCTACGCGCAGTGCTACGGCGTCGACCTCGACGCGTCGTTCTCGATTCGCGAGGCCGCCGAGATGCTGCTCAAGACGCACAACGTCCGCGACACGGCCCAACTCCTGACCTGCGTCCCGTCGCGACGCGAGTGACCGACCCGACAGTCACGGCAGCGGGGTAAGTGCCGACGGTCGCGGTAGCGGGAAGATGTTGCCAGCCGCGGTAGCGAGGGGGGTGTCGACGGCGACGCGGACTCTCTCGTGTATAATTATCACGAACAACAATTATGTACTGTGGCGTGGTAACAGTCTGCATGGAGATCACGGAGAGGTTGAACTTCGACCACAAGGACCGCAAGGACGTCTACGACTACATCGAGAGCAACGGAACCGTCCGCGAGGACGAGGTTCGTCGGGCACTCAGGATGGACCCCGGCGCGCTCGGCGCGCATCTGACCATCCTCCGACGTGACGGCTACATCCGAAAGGTCGGCGACAAGGTACAGGTCGCCTACGAGGAGGAGGAAGCCCAGACTCACAAGTCCGACGGCGTCGAGTTCACCATCCGGTCGGCCCAGGAGGTCGACCTCGACCGGCTCGTCGACACAATCCACGAGGTCGCCGAAGAGGGCACCTACATCGAGGCCGAGACGGTCGCCGACGTCATCGACCACGAGGAGGTCATCCTCCGACACAACGAGACCGGCTCGCGGATGTTCTTCGTCGCCAGCGTCGACGACGACGTCGTCGGCTGGGTCCACCTCGACCTGCCCGAGGCCGAGAAACTGAGCCACACCGCCGTCCTCACGGTCGGCCTGCGCTCGGAGTTCCGCGGCCACGGCATCGGCACGAAGCTCCTCGAACGCGGCACCGAGTGGGCGCGCGGGCACAGCTTCGAGAAGCTCTACAACAGCGTCCCGGCGACGAACGACCAAGCCATCGCGTTCCTCGAAGGCCACGGCTGGAAGACCGAGGCCGTCCGCGAGGACCACTACAAGATGAACGGCGACTACGTCGACGAAGTGATGATGGCCGCCGACCTCCGGTAATCACCTCGAAACCGTTCCCAGTTCTCCGTTTTTTCACGGTCGCCAGCGACGACGTCGTGTCACCCGCCGATACGTTCTTGCCGGACGGTAGTGAAATCGAAGTATGCTCTCGCCCTCCATCCGAGCCGCCGCGAAACGCGTCGTCGCCGGTGCGTTTCTGCTGTATTCGCTGGCCGCGCTCGGTCTCTACTGGAACTACATCGTCACCTCGCGGACGCTCTCCGCACTCCTCGTGGACCCGTTCGGCTCGACGTTCACGCTCGCCGTCACGGCGATGTCTCTCGGTGTCGCTGTCGGGAGCCTCGGTGTCGCGACGGAGACGCTCGACCGCCACCGCGCCGGCTATCTCCGCGCGATGCGTGTCTGCGGCGCGGTCGGACTCGTCGGCGTTGGCGGGCTTCTCGTGGCCACCGTCGTCAGCGGACTCTGAGCGTTCCGCTCACCGCCAGTCAACCTCTGCGCCCTCCAGCACCTCGGCGACGACGCCGTCCTGCTGGACCAACGCGCGCCCGTGGGCCGTACAGACCTCTCGGTCCTCTGCCCACGGGATGTAGAGCCGCACGGCCGCCTCGCGGTCACAGCCCGACTCGCTACACTCTGCCATGCCTCACTATCGCACGCGACGGCTATTCGGTGTACCGCCCGCGCTCGGCGTGGGCGACGTCGCTCCCGTAGGCGTCGACGAGCGGCTTGTACGCGTTGCCGAGCGAGCGCATACACTGGCCGGTCGAGTGGTAGTCGAGTGCGTCGGCCACGTCGTCCCACGGCGTACATTGGAGCACTTTCCGCACGAGCAGGCGTTCTTCGCGCGGCGACAACTCGGGCCCGTCGGGGTCCGAGAGGGTCCGAACCGCGAGGTCGCGGAAGGCTCGCGGAGCCGTCCCGTAGAGTCCCGGCCCGTAGGACGCGCCCGCGACGACCTGCCAGTCGCGGTCCGTGAGGTCCAGCGGGGCGTCGCCGTGCGTCGCCCGAATCGCGGCGCGGGCGACGTCGGGGTCGAGGTCCCGCAAGGTGTCGCTCAGGACGCCCTCGATACGCCGGAGGAACCAGTCGGTGTGGCGGCTCTGTAGTTCCCTCCCGGCCTCGCTCGTCGGGTCGAGCATCAACGCGGAATATTCGCCGCTCGTGGCGTTGCGGGTCGTCGAGAGATGGACTGTCCGGTAGCCGTTACGTTCCCAGAAGCGCAGCAGTTCCGGGGTCGCGCCGTAGCCGACTCCCAGCCAGTCGACGTCGGCGGCGAACTCCTCGCGGACTCGCTGGAGGAGGTGCGACCCGAGTCCCTGCGAGCGGACGGCGTGGTGTGTGGCGATACGCATGACGCGGTAGCCGACCGGAACCGCGGCGTCCTCGTCGCGGAGCTGGCTGGTCAGCACGTCGGGGAGCATGTTGCCCCGCACCCGGCCGCCGTCGTACATCTCGCTTCGCAACTCGGCGTCAAGACCGCCCTCGCGGGCGAGCAGCGCGACGGAGACGACGTGGCCGTCGTGCAGCAGTGCTCTGAGCGTGAGGTTGGGCGCGTCGAGCAGACGCGCGAGGTCGGTCGGTTCGGTCCGGTAGTGCGCGAGCACGAGCAGTCCGAACGCCTCGCGCAGCAGATGTTCGTCGGCAGCGAGGTCGTCGGGAGTGAGGTCGCGGTACTCCACGCTCTCGACGTCGGCGTCGACGACGAGCGGGTCGACCGCGGGCTGGGCGTCGAGCAGGAGCGCGCGGAAGGCCCAAGACTCCACGGGGTCGCCGCGGGCGTAGCGGATCGGCTCGGCGAGGTGGACGTCGCGGACGGCGAGGTCGCTCTCGGCCAAGCGGTCCCGAAAGCGGACGGAGAAGCCGCGACCTGCGCCCTCGTAGCCGTGGATGGTGGTGAAGAAGCCCGCGGTGGGCGCGTCGAGGAACCGTTCGAGCAGGCGAACCGGGAGCGCGGCGGCCTCGTCGACGAGCAGCACGTCCGGGCCGTCGGGGAGCGTCGCCGCGGTCGGCGGGTCGGCGAAGCGGACGTGGCCGCCTTCGATGGTCCGGAGGTGGGGTCCGGATTCGTCGTCTCCGTCGTCTCGCTCGCCCGCCAACGCGCCGATTCCCGACAGGAGCTCTCGCGCACGGGCGAAGACTTCCGCGGCATTTCGGCTCCCAGGCGCAGTG is a window from the Halogranum gelatinilyticum genome containing:
- the tmcA gene encoding tRNA(Met) cytidine acetyltransferase TmcA; protein product: MNPSSLAGRLRAETERADERRLLVLAGDRDAGFDAAYDVVETAGFADDGVTVVTEREGFRFERVHPKHAGDLLGTTRDCVVLDAHGEFSPNAVGRLVGAVDGGGLLVLLTPPLDDWPDARGGFDEYLAVPPFTVDDVTGRFRRRLVETLRQHPGVAVVDVDRDEVERDGLTDAPAATPRTTPAAPGDAVFPALAYESCLTGDQARAVRSLERLRGSGHAVVVEADRGRGKSSAAGLAAGSLAAEGRDVLVTAPGSRNAAEVFARARELLSGIGALAGERDDGDDESGPHLRTIEGGHVRFADPPTAATLPDGPDVLLVDEAAALPVRLLERFLDAPTAGFFTTIHGYEGAGRGFSVRFRDRLAESDLAVRDVHLAEPIRYARGDPVESWAFRALLLDAQPAVDPLVVDADVESVEYRDLTPDDLAADEHLLREAFGLLVLAHYRTEPTDLARLLDAPNLTLRALLHDGHVVSVALLAREGGLDAELRSEMYDGGRVRGNMLPDVLTSQLRDEDAAVPVGYRVMRIATHHAVRSQGLGSHLLQRVREEFAADVDWLGVGYGATPELLRFWERNGYRTVHLSTTRNATSGEYSALMLDPTSEAGRELQSRHTDWFLRRIEGVLSDTLRDLDPDVARAAIRATHGDAPLDLTDRDWQVVAGASYGPGLYGTAPRAFRDLAVRTLSDPDGPELSPREERLLVRKVLQCTPWDDVADALDYHSTGQCMRSLGNAYKPLVDAYGSDVAHAERGRYTE
- a CDS encoding 4Fe-4S dicluster domain-containing protein, translated to MAIDPNFEKNREKVGEENGVAVWGPVEPPESLGIHGTHVAVDYDICLADGACLEDCPVDVFTWVDTPDHPESEIKAEPTNEDQCIDCMLCVDVCPVDAIDVDPGRAGRI
- a CDS encoding GNAT family N-acetyltransferase; this translates as MEITERLNFDHKDRKDVYDYIESNGTVREDEVRRALRMDPGALGAHLTILRRDGYIRKVGDKVQVAYEEEEAQTHKSDGVEFTIRSAQEVDLDRLVDTIHEVAEEGTYIEAETVADVIDHEEVILRHNETGSRMFFVASVDDDVVGWVHLDLPEAEKLSHTAVLTVGLRSEFRGHGIGTKLLERGTEWARGHSFEKLYNSVPATNDQAIAFLEGHGWKTEAVREDHYKMNGDYVDEVMMAADLR
- a CDS encoding FAD-dependent oxidoreductase — its product is MSESERPPESEAREHYEAVVVGAGPGGAAAAATFANYGIETLVLELGVEAGAKNVSGGLIYAEESAPYTIDDLFPGFREAAAERPITEYYIHNVAGDRVKTFDLTDLHEHDTEWSDAVLRRTMDSWLAEQVHEKTKETGGGLLTGVRVNGLLRENGRIVGVTCDELDPITADIVVAADGVTSELAREAGLMDWERPEEWFQGVKAVVDMPHDRIAERFGVDDDEGVAHLFSGDLFQDVRGGGFLYTNRASLSIGTVFHLDSLVAEQAEPHQLLDGLLTHPLLAEWLGDDYTELEYSAKLVPDSKKVALREPYKDNLVVVGDAAGQMQAQGPIIKGMNHAVTAGALAAEAYAEAKSRNSPESAGALYAQKLRDEGVMDKLRPRGYDVVSALGEREPVASLTDAVLTSPVGRLGVRALGGQLERLYNTSALSMLIPDTKTPYVTLPRIIAEELGEPVVDESRVQPPSLEERIGALTYDTDVGNAHIVLQDNSFEASGAAVSACPVSAVDFGGGCYREETVKTNGSEERVVSLDTQPCVECGTCAVVADTDWNHPSGGKGIEFRQG
- a CDS encoding DUF456 domain-containing protein, with the protein product MELLALEPLALVALALLVVGVVGSVLPLVPGALASLAGVYLYWWTTGYAVPSLLVLAGVTVLGLVALVVDYFSGPIAARAGGASLTTTGVAALVGFALFFVAGPFGILLGIAGTVFAVEYYRNDDVDESLRTAAYATVGVLASSAVQLVLTASVLAVMLVVVFL
- a CDS encoding electron transfer flavoprotein subunit alpha/FixB family protein is translated as MTLDPNDYEMAELGPAIKDVDDLDELHSILDAEKEGQNRAGAIALIESRIEKFEGDGEEEVADAGELDLEEMSTADVGNAVQSIDEVADLRDLLDREKEGQDRKGVKRLIESRIDSIEGSEERDDVDVEAVEELPPEEKHPDLSHPTADKRHVRALHGGVYRDLWVYCETQAGELVDVSKEMLGKSRELMDDYNDRYDTDERVVAVLIGDDVSKHTDDVIAYGADVVVVHEDERLSRFQHKPFCELFCDMARGGASHDGGEVSGGRDADWRDYDKPRYVLFPATNNGRDLSAQVQAELDSGLASDCSDLYIEDTVISNPVKTGVAGEKKTFERVLHMKRPDFSGFEYSTILCLDNPRREFHPQGGSVIPGSFEIPDPDHEREGEVVRHEADLDDDWFSVSVTGYEKLDEGVDLTGRDVIVAVGRGIGDDPTRGIELAVDLANAFEDADVGVSRGIVTGSYQFDGHVERYTHEDRQIGETGQVVAPKLYIAAGISGAVQHKVGMDESDVIVAVNTDPEARIRDFSDYFVEGDLFEVLPRLTEALKNGEFEAALAETPPGGPAVTDGGDGDE
- a CDS encoding glutamate--tRNA ligase, whose protein sequence is MDDDLRDRVRAEAEKHALFNALKHDSDADVGAIMGPLMGENPDFRPHGSEVPGIVGGVVSEVNGMDTAEKRERLGELAPEELEELDSEDEKDDQLLPDLPNVEEYDEIRMRVAPNPNGPWHIGHARMPAVIGTYKEMYDGSFLVRFDDTDPETKRPDLSAYDAILDDIDYLGFEPDEVIKASDRVETYYDHARELIDLGGAYTCSCGGEEFSDLKNSGEPCPHRDKDVETVHEEFDAMVDGDYSSGEMVLRVKTDIEHKNPALRDFVAFRMVDTPHPREEAEDYRAWPMLDFQSGIDDQLTGVSHIIRGIDLQDSAKRQQFVYDYFGWDYPEVLHWGHVQVDEYDIKMSTSTIKQLIEDGELNGWDDPRAPTIGSLRRRGILGSAIVDAMVGLGMSTSGVDLAMSTVYANNRDIVDDEANRYFLVRDGVEKAVVGGPEAGEPPLHPDHEDRGRRHIPVPGAVRVEPNDVPANGERVWLKGYGCVRHTRDAFEYTGDDISAVRDEGVDVIHWVPADDTVSVTMRTADGDVEGEAEPDFADADVDEVVQFERIGFTRVDEQGDDETVVYWTHK